One segment of Hydrogenothermus marinus DNA contains the following:
- a CDS encoding OmpP1/FadL family transporter, whose amino-acid sequence MKKYITAILLSGLTLSSFGSGYKIPEQSERSLATAAAYFSSANFADVSYYNPANMSWLKDKKFLEIGTRYIHLNKINFNGQAYDPVSKTFVISNAKSKSEDFLVPYFHFVSSPFIENARLGLSFVTPAGLSKRWTAKGQKATAEEFTLKVYEFDSSVSYKITDKFSIAGTARLIYATGKVKYQAPPVYQVNMDGNSSIKTGWAVSASLKPTENWNISTIYRSKVDLDINGSIKGYLNVPTLGISRNPISPSGGDVKIPLPAEWKLGTSYKIKNTTLEFTFERTFWSKYKTLDFNFADPYAEAILGQPKAKNWKDSNAYRFGITHEFNKKLTVLGGIAYDKTPIPEKTLGFELPDSDSWIFSVGSIYSPNKRVEIGLAYLYVTKKDRNVNNDNIKGKFSDLSAHLFNVEVGYKF is encoded by the coding sequence ATGAAAAAATATATAACTGCTATACTTTTATCTGGATTAACTTTAAGCTCTTTTGGATCTGGTTATAAAATACCAGAACAATCAGAAAGATCCTTAGCTACAGCAGCAGCTTATTTTTCTTCTGCAAATTTTGCTGATGTTTCTTATTATAACCCTGCAAATATGAGTTGGTTAAAAGATAAGAAATTTTTAGAAATAGGTACAAGATATATTCATCTTAATAAAATAAATTTTAATGGACAAGCTTATGATCCTGTTTCAAAAACTTTTGTAATTTCTAATGCAAAATCTAAATCTGAGGATTTTTTAGTTCCATATTTTCATTTTGTTTCTTCTCCATTTATAGAAAATGCAAGACTTGGATTATCTTTTGTGACACCAGCAGGACTTTCTAAAAGATGGACTGCTAAAGGGCAAAAAGCAACTGCAGAAGAGTTTACATTAAAAGTATATGAGTTTGATAGTTCTGTTTCTTATAAAATTACAGATAAATTCTCAATAGCAGGAACAGCAAGACTTATTTATGCAACTGGAAAAGTAAAATACCAGGCTCCTCCAGTATATCAAGTAAATATGGATGGAAATTCTTCTATAAAAACAGGATGGGCAGTTTCTGCTTCTTTAAAACCTACTGAAAACTGGAATATATCTACAATTTATCGCTCAAAAGTGGATTTAGATATAAATGGCTCTATAAAAGGATATTTAAATGTACCAACATTAGGAATATCAAGAAATCCTATATCTCCAAGTGGTGGAGATGTAAAAATACCTCTCCCTGCAGAATGGAAATTAGGAACTTCCTATAAAATAAAAAATACAACTTTAGAGTTTACTTTTGAAAGAACTTTTTGGTCAAAATACAAAACCCTAGATTTTAATTTTGCAGATCCGTATGCAGAAGCAATTTTAGGTCAACCTAAAGCTAAAAACTGGAAAGACTCAAATGCATACAGATTTGGAATAACTCATGAATTCAATAAAAAATTAACTGTTCTTGGTGGAATTGCTTATGATAAAACTCCTATTCCCGAGAAAACTCTTGGGTTTGAACTTCCTGATTCAGATAGCTGGATATTCTCTGTAGGTAGTATATATTCTCCTAATAAAAGAGTAGAAATAGGATTGGCTTATCTTTATGTAACTAAGAAAGATAGGAATGTTAATAATGATAATATAAAAGGTAAATTCTCAGATTTGTCTGCTCATTTGTTTAATGTTGAAGTTGGTTATAAGTTTTAA
- the rimM gene encoding ribosome maturation factor RimM (Essential for efficient processing of 16S rRNA) — protein sequence MKMEELVIGGKIHGTHGVKGNLKIEFFNPRLRLPETIYIKDEKGNFIPLEIEYIDRRKNLIKFKGYDDLDKAKKIKQKYFYIPKSIVPKPSKNEYYEFQLLDSDVIFNGKNIGKIIKIDDRLSTAYLIIKCSDDKVRYLPFISQFVKDVDIKNKKVEISPPEGWFSL from the coding sequence ATGAAAATGGAAGAATTAGTAATAGGTGGAAAGATACACGGAACCCATGGAGTTAAAGGTAATTTAAAAATAGAGTTTTTTAATCCAAGATTAAGACTACCAGAAACTATTTATATAAAAGATGAAAAAGGAAATTTTATTCCTCTTGAAATAGAGTATATAGATAGAAGAAAAAATCTTATAAAGTTCAAAGGATATGATGATTTAGATAAAGCAAAAAAAATAAAACAAAAATATTTTTATATTCCAAAAAGTATTGTTCCAAAGCCAAGTAAAAACGAGTATTATGAGTTTCAGCTTTTAGATAGTGATGTGATTTTTAATGGGAAAAATATAGGAAAAATAATAAAAATAGATGATAGATTATCCACTGCTTATTTAATAATTAAATGTAGCGATGATAAAGTAAGATATTTACCATTTATAAGTCAGTTTGTAAAGGATGTAGATATAAAAAACAAGAAAGTAGAAATTAGTCCACCAGAAGGTTGGTTCAGTTTATAA
- a CDS encoding ExbD/TolR family protein has product MDFKKYKNSDNQLVALDLTALVDIAFIIILFLGIVSSLAPLSSINVELPQASTSETVAKPVKIVIDKDGNYYIEGKKVDEKQIADYLKSQKKKTLIIIADRRVIYDKVVRIMDIAKQNGIEEINIATRQVAQ; this is encoded by the coding sequence ATGGATTTTAAAAAGTATAAAAATTCAGATAATCAGTTGGTAGCATTAGACCTAACTGCATTAGTTGATATTGCATTTATAATAATACTTTTTTTAGGTATTGTAAGTAGTCTTGCACCTTTGTCATCAATTAATGTAGAGCTTCCTCAAGCTTCAACATCAGAAACTGTTGCAAAACCTGTAAAAATAGTTATAGATAAAGATGGTAATTATTATATAGAAGGAAAAAAAGTAGATGAAAAGCAGATAGCAGATTATTTAAAATCTCAAAAGAAAAAAACATTAATCATAATAGCAGATAGAAGAGTAATTTATGATAAAGTTGTAAGAATAATGGATATTGCAAAACAAAATGGAATAGAAGAAATAAATATAGCAACAAGACAAGTAGCACAATGA
- a CDS encoding MotA/TolQ/ExbB proton channel family protein, whose translation MEYIINIFQKGGIFMYPLLFLGILSIAFIIERFYSLRLKKIIPIDIIKDILDFIQERKIEEARTVAKTYKSVATNIIFEILNAYLKGRKNPEDLKIIAEEVAKIEIPKIEGYVNAIGAIAAIAPLLGFLGTVTGMIQVFEALSVSGLENPQVLSSGISQALLTTAFGLTIAIPSLAAYWYFRSKVNFLITQLENIALETIYELSYEEK comes from the coding sequence ATGGAATATATAATTAATATTTTCCAAAAAGGTGGAATATTTATGTATCCTCTACTATTCTTAGGTATTCTTTCAATAGCATTTATAATTGAAAGATTTTACTCTTTAAGACTAAAAAAAATAATACCAATTGATATTATTAAAGATATTTTAGATTTTATACAGGAAAGAAAGATAGAAGAAGCAAGAACAGTAGCAAAAACATATAAATCTGTAGCAACGAATATTATTTTTGAGATATTAAATGCTTATTTAAAAGGAAGAAAAAATCCTGAAGATTTAAAAATTATTGCTGAAGAAGTAGCAAAAATAGAAATACCAAAAATAGAAGGATATGTTAATGCAATAGGTGCTATAGCAGCAATTGCACCACTTCTTGGGTTTCTTGGAACAGTTACAGGAATGATACAAGTTTTTGAAGCTTTATCTGTTTCAGGACTTGAAAATCCACAAGTTTTATCTTCTGGAATATCCCAAGCACTTCTTACTACAGCTTTTGGTTTAACAATAGCTATTCCATCTTTGGCAGCATACTGGTATTTTAGATCAAAAGTAAATTTTCTTATTACCCAGCTTGAGAATATAGCTCTTGAAACAATATATGAGCTTAGCTATGAGGAAAAATAA
- a CDS encoding tetratricopeptide repeat protein, with product MKFLYKVVLVLLTLNIAFADLKLPEVVFPLEIIAEKQEKKEKLQPPKYLPIDENINLDLFINIPLAYPVNLKPVLGELEKPKTFFGFPKDKALVSDIIDNFETGRFLIAYSQIEEFLKKYKKSKYLPVVYYLAGLVNFQLENIEESARYFEKACNFDFYLKDKSCISASAIYLELGNLEKAEKLLNKAKNLSEKEFLSEVIKALKYNEDIYISEEECQKLDIGFVDYCKYVSLYSLYKQNPEKFIEESKKLEKSPYIKYIKLLEGFSYLELDNIGSAEATFENFLDTYGKADNLSVYAIYGYLVSKIKEGNSSYVLDQIGSMEIRDKNLAQRLYILLGIDAFKENKFLDSLAFFQRALSISSENKEMLKKLIAISAYNLGYYQYAYNIFKTINEPKYYLYTAYTLFNLQNYTEAKYYLMKAYKKAEDKNIKYLALKYLADIYYFSKEDKKFIKVLEKLKNYDPDYVSNLLGWYFFRKKEYKKAYKAFKDPYMKAVSAFNFGNIKKAMEIVKNNTDRKSKFLMAYIYLKELKLDKARKILKELSKGNDEIAKQAGYLYAYSFFSNGEYEKSAEEFKKYYEKYKDTYLGKRALLRMADSLYNIGKIEEAKKIYSDFIKRYAGTKEAIDAAYLLTILETKENSADIEKQLLDFINKYPDYPEVNLLKLQLADVYFRKNKVKKAISILEELVSKNIPESEQALYKLGYYYYSLKDYEKAKDIFIKYILKYPQGRFSIPIKQLLADIYEKNEEYEKAIKLYKQLPQTDETKYKLALLYFKAKDYFNAKKLFEDLYNRYPKYKNEIAYYLGKIALKNENFELAKNYFKEAIKGSDYMKVAESYYLLGNIYEKLNDLDKALNSYINIIYLYSQAKDLVVKARIRSALILDKQGKRIEAACMLKPIKNMENLGKNVIKLINNLPECIK from the coding sequence ATGAAGTTCTTGTATAAAGTGGTTTTAGTGCTTTTAACCCTTAATATAGCCTTTGCAGATTTAAAACTACCAGAAGTAGTTTTTCCTCTTGAAATAATAGCAGAGAAGCAGGAGAAAAAAGAAAAACTACAACCACCTAAGTACTTGCCTATAGATGAAAATATAAATTTAGATCTTTTTATTAATATACCTTTAGCATATCCTGTAAATCTAAAACCAGTATTAGGAGAGTTAGAAAAGCCAAAGACATTCTTCGGATTTCCTAAGGATAAAGCTTTAGTATCAGATATTATTGATAATTTTGAAACAGGAAGATTTTTAATTGCTTATTCTCAAATTGAAGAATTTTTAAAAAAGTACAAAAAAAGTAAATATTTACCAGTTGTATATTATTTAGCTGGATTAGTAAATTTTCAGCTTGAAAATATAGAAGAATCAGCAAGATATTTTGAAAAAGCATGTAATTTTGATTTTTATTTAAAGGATAAAAGCTGTATATCAGCTTCAGCAATTTATTTAGAGCTTGGCAATTTAGAAAAAGCAGAGAAATTATTAAATAAAGCAAAAAATTTATCAGAAAAAGAGTTTTTATCTGAGGTTATAAAGGCTCTTAAATATAATGAAGATATATATATATCAGAAGAAGAATGTCAAAAATTAGATATTGGTTTTGTAGATTATTGTAAATATGTAAGCTTGTATTCTTTATACAAACAAAATCCGGAAAAATTTATTGAAGAAAGTAAAAAATTAGAAAAATCACCATATATAAAATATATAAAGCTTTTAGAAGGATTTTCTTATTTAGAATTAGATAATATAGGTTCAGCTGAAGCAACATTTGAAAATTTCTTAGATACTTATGGAAAAGCAGATAATCTTTCAGTTTATGCTATATATGGTTATTTAGTATCTAAAATAAAAGAAGGTAATAGTTCATATGTTTTAGACCAAATAGGAAGTATGGAAATAAGAGATAAAAATCTTGCACAAAGATTATATATTTTGCTTGGAATTGATGCTTTTAAAGAAAACAAATTCTTAGATAGTCTTGCTTTTTTCCAAAGAGCTTTAAGTATTTCTTCTGAAAATAAAGAAATGTTAAAAAAATTAATAGCTATTTCTGCATATAACCTTGGATATTATCAGTATGCTTATAATATTTTTAAAACAATAAATGAGCCTAAATATTATCTTTATACAGCATATACTTTATTCAATCTGCAAAATTATACAGAAGCTAAATACTACCTTATGAAAGCATATAAAAAAGCGGAAGATAAAAATATTAAATATTTAGCATTGAAATATCTTGCAGATATTTACTATTTTAGTAAAGAAGATAAAAAATTTATAAAAGTTTTAGAAAAACTTAAAAATTATGACCCAGATTATGTATCAAATCTCTTAGGCTGGTATTTCTTTAGAAAAAAAGAATACAAAAAAGCTTATAAAGCATTTAAAGATCCATATATGAAAGCTGTATCAGCCTTTAACTTTGGAAATATTAAAAAAGCAATGGAAATTGTAAAAAATAATACAGATAGAAAATCTAAATTTTTAATGGCATATATATACTTAAAAGAATTAAAACTAGATAAAGCAAGAAAGATATTAAAAGAACTTTCAAAAGGAAATGATGAAATAGCTAAGCAAGCAGGATATTTATATGCCTACTCATTCTTTTCAAATGGAGAGTATGAAAAATCTGCAGAAGAATTTAAAAAATATTATGAAAAATATAAAGATACATACCTTGGGAAAAGAGCATTACTAAGAATGGCAGATAGTCTTTATAATATAGGGAAGATTGAAGAAGCAAAAAAAATATATTCTGATTTTATAAAAAGATATGCAGGAACTAAAGAAGCTATAGATGCAGCTTATCTTTTAACTATTCTTGAAACAAAAGAAAATTCTGCAGATATTGAAAAACAACTTTTAGATTTTATTAATAAGTATCCAGATTATCCAGAAGTAAATTTACTTAAACTACAACTTGCAGATGTATATTTTAGAAAAAATAAAGTAAAAAAAGCTATTTCAATATTAGAAGAACTAGTATCTAAGAATATTCCAGAAAGTGAGCAAGCATTATACAAACTTGGTTATTATTATTACAGTTTAAAAGATTATGAAAAGGCAAAAGATATATTTATAAAATATATCTTGAAATATCCTCAAGGTAGATTTTCAATTCCTATAAAACAGCTTTTAGCAGATATTTATGAAAAAAACGAGGAATATGAAAAAGCAATAAAATTATATAAACAACTACCCCAAACAGATGAAACAAAATACAAACTTGCCCTTTTATATTTTAAAGCTAAGGATTATTTTAATGCAAAGAAATTATTTGAAGATTTATACAATAGATATCCAAAATATAAAAATGAGATTGCCTATTACTTAGGTAAAATAGCTTTAAAAAATGAAAATTTTGAACTTGCAAAAAATTATTTTAAAGAAGCTATTAAAGGTTCAGATTATATGAAAGTTGCTGAAAGCTATTATCTACTTGGAAATATTTACGAAAAATTAAATGATTTAGATAAAGCATTAAATAGTTATATTAATATTATTTATCTTTATTCGCAGGCAAAAGATTTAGTTGTAAAAGCTCGTATAAGGTCAGCTTTAATTTTAGATAAACAAGGTAAAAGAATAGAAGCTGCTTGTATGCTAAAACCTATCAAGAATATGGAAAATTTAGGTAAAAATGTGATAAAACTTATTAATAATTTACCTGAATGTATAAAATAA
- a CDS encoding bifunctional riboflavin kinase/FAD synthetase has translation MKVLSINNLSINEDLACSVGNFDGFHKGHLKILNTLKDIAKEKNLKTAVITFDPHPRQVLQKKSLCKILNFETKKEFLTKIGIDYLIVIPFNKKIANLTKEDFLKLLKENLKCNIVVVGKDWRFGKNREGDINFAKEFGKKLQLEVIAMEEEKIKDKKISSSLIRELLREGKIKQVNKVLGRNYCLKGKVVEGKKLGRKIGFPTINLKVGENLCLKEGVYVGFIEIKDKIYNAIMNFGKRPTVDGKETVLEVHILNENFNENLKSGYLKTYFIDYLREEKKFNSLQELKRQIEKDVEKAKNILKEVKNEVLV, from the coding sequence ATGAAAGTACTATCTATTAATAATCTATCTATTAATGAAGATTTAGCTTGTAGCGTAGGAAATTTTGATGGATTTCATAAAGGTCATTTAAAGATATTAAATACTTTAAAAGATATTGCTAAAGAAAAAAATCTAAAAACGGCAGTTATCACATTTGATCCACATCCAAGACAAGTTTTACAAAAAAAAAGTTTATGTAAAATACTTAATTTTGAAACAAAAAAAGAGTTTTTAACAAAAATCGGAATAGATTATCTTATAGTAATACCATTCAATAAAAAAATAGCCAATCTAACAAAGGAAGATTTTTTAAAACTTTTAAAAGAAAATTTAAAATGTAATATTGTTGTTGTTGGTAAAGATTGGAGATTTGGTAAAAATAGAGAAGGAGATATAAATTTTGCAAAAGAGTTTGGCAAGAAACTACAATTAGAAGTTATAGCTATGGAAGAAGAAAAAATAAAAGATAAAAAAATAAGCTCTTCTTTAATAAGAGAGCTTTTAAGAGAAGGAAAAATAAAGCAAGTAAATAAAGTACTTGGTAGAAATTACTGTTTAAAAGGCAAAGTAGTAGAAGGAAAAAAATTAGGAAGAAAGATAGGCTTTCCAACTATAAACCTTAAAGTAGGAGAAAATCTCTGTTTAAAAGAAGGAGTATATGTAGGATTTATTGAAATAAAAGATAAAATTTATAATGCAATAATGAATTTTGGTAAAAGGCCTACAGTTGATGGAAAGGAAACAGTTCTTGAAGTTCATATTTTAAATGAAAATTTTAATGAGAATTTAAAATCTGGATATTTGAAGACTTATTTTATAGACTATTTAAGAGAAGAAAAAAAATTCAATTCTTTACAAGAACTAAAAAGGCAGATAGAAAAAGATGTTGAGAAAGCTAAAAATATACTAAAAGAGGTAAAAAATGAAGTTCTTGTATAA
- a CDS encoding regulatory protein RecX, producing MSKDIKSYAFKLLSKKDYFSKELENKLRQKGYSEKEISEIIDYLEKEDYINDKKLLKRYKQLAIEKGESPLKLKSKLYRKGVNVEFTYEEEYKSAINRIKKYTGSKDYKSIVKYLINRGFSYSISTEIAKKYLRGEI from the coding sequence ATAAGTAAGGATATAAAATCTTATGCTTTCAAACTACTTTCTAAAAAGGATTATTTTTCAAAAGAGTTAGAAAATAAATTAAGGCAAAAAGGGTATTCAGAAAAAGAAATTTCAGAAATTATTGATTATTTAGAAAAAGAAGATTATATAAACGATAAAAAACTTTTAAAAAGATATAAACAGCTTGCTATAGAAAAAGGTGAAAGTCCTTTAAAATTAAAATCAAAACTTTATAGAAAAGGAGTAAATGTAGAATTTACATATGAAGAGGAATATAAATCTGCAATTAATCGTATAAAAAAATATACAGGAAGTAAAGATTATAAATCTATTGTAAAATATCTAATAAATAGAGGTTTTAGTTATTCTATTTCTACTGAAATTGCAAAAAAATATCTACGTGGAGAAATATGA
- a CDS encoding type IV pilus twitching motility protein PilT, whose protein sequence is MADLDEILKEAVNLKASDIHLKVGLPPYFRINKKLMPQEKFGRLTSDDIKSFILKTVPSETKKNELLKKGEIDISYSIPGVSRFRVNIYKQRGTFAFAFRILKTNIPKIEELRLPTKLKDIALENRGLVLVTGPTGSGKSTTLASMIDYRNETREDVIITIEDPIEYVFKDKKCYIVQREIGLDTQSFSSALRAALREDPDVILVGEMRDLETIETAIRASETGHLVYSTLHTQNAKETINRIIDMFPIEAQQQIRILLASTLRAVISQRLIPRKDGNGVVPAVELLINEGGVYDAILDPDKFEMIDELMEKGKSQYGMQTFNQSLLELYNKGLISKEDALAASDSPSDLELKMKGISTETDFSQDIGGFYGGFSQ, encoded by the coding sequence ATGGCTGATTTAGATGAAATTCTTAAAGAAGCAGTAAATTTAAAAGCATCTGATATACATCTAAAGGTGGGCCTTCCACCTTATTTTAGAATAAACAAAAAATTAATGCCTCAAGAAAAATTTGGAAGATTAACATCTGATGATATTAAATCATTTATTCTAAAAACAGTTCCATCTGAAACTAAAAAAAATGAACTATTAAAAAAAGGAGAAATTGATATATCGTACTCTATACCAGGTGTAAGTAGATTTAGAGTAAATATATATAAACAAAGAGGTACTTTTGCTTTTGCATTTAGAATATTAAAAACAAATATTCCTAAAATAGAAGAGCTTAGACTTCCTACAAAGCTAAAAGATATTGCTTTAGAAAATAGAGGCCTTGTTCTTGTAACAGGACCAACAGGTTCAGGAAAATCAACTACATTAGCATCTATGATAGATTATAGAAATGAGACAAGAGAAGATGTAATTATCACAATAGAAGATCCTATAGAGTATGTTTTCAAAGATAAAAAATGTTATATAGTACAAAGAGAGATAGGACTTGATACTCAAAGTTTTTCATCAGCTTTAAGAGCTGCTTTAAGGGAAGATCCAGATGTAATACTTGTTGGAGAAATGAGAGATTTGGAAACAATAGAAACTGCAATAAGAGCATCAGAAACAGGGCATTTAGTTTATTCTACTTTACATACCCAGAATGCAAAAGAAACTATCAATAGAATAATTGATATGTTCCCAATTGAAGCTCAACAGCAAATTAGAATTTTACTTGCATCTACTTTAAGAGCAGTAATATCTCAAAGGTTAATACCAAGAAAAGATGGAAATGGCGTTGTACCTGCTGTAGAACTTTTAATTAATGAAGGTGGCGTTTACGATGCAATTTTAGATCCAGATAAGTTTGAAATGATTGATGAACTTATGGAAAAAGGAAAATCTCAATATGGAATGCAAACCTTTAATCAGTCTTTATTAGAGCTTTATAATAAAGGTTTAATTTCTAAAGAAGATGCATTAGCTGCATCAGATAGTCCTTCTGATCTTGAACTAAAAATGAAAGGAATATCTACAGAAACAGATTTTAGTCAAGATATTGGAGGATTTTATGGAGGTTTTAGTCAATAA
- the recA gene encoding recombinase RecA, translated as MELTEKELNEKKKALEAALAQIEKKFGKGSVMTFSSDAVKTVEAIPSGSLSLDIATGIGGIPRGRVTEIYGPESSGKTTLTLHLIAEAQKEGGKAVFIDAEHAFDPKYAKAIGVNLDDLIISQPDYGEQALEIAETLIRSGVIDVVVIDSVAALVPKSELEGDIEDSNIGLHARLMSKAMRILKGAVNKSNTALVLINQVREKVGVMFGNPETTTGGRAIKFFADMRMEVRKSDIKDSGEKVGSRVRVKIVKNKLAPPFKEAEFDVIYGEGISKEGEIIDLGEKYGIIKKSGAWYSYGDTKLGQGKEKVRERLKADKELFEELRNKILEAINNG; from the coding sequence ATGGAATTAACTGAAAAAGAGTTGAATGAGAAAAAGAAAGCTCTTGAAGCAGCCTTAGCCCAAATAGAAAAAAAATTTGGCAAAGGCTCTGTAATGACTTTTTCCTCAGATGCTGTAAAAACTGTTGAAGCTATACCTTCTGGTTCTTTATCCTTAGATATAGCTACAGGAATTGGAGGTATACCAAGAGGAAGAGTTACAGAAATTTATGGACCTGAAAGCTCTGGTAAAACAACTTTAACTTTACATCTAATTGCTGAAGCTCAAAAAGAAGGTGGAAAAGCAGTTTTTATAGATGCAGAGCATGCATTTGATCCTAAATATGCAAAAGCAATAGGTGTAAATCTTGATGATTTAATCATCTCTCAACCAGACTATGGAGAGCAAGCTTTAGAAATAGCAGAAACATTAATAAGAAGTGGAGTAATAGATGTTGTTGTAATAGATTCTGTAGCTGCTCTTGTGCCGAAATCAGAACTTGAAGGAGATATTGAAGATAGCAATATAGGTCTTCATGCAAGATTAATGTCTAAAGCTATGAGAATTTTAAAAGGAGCAGTGAATAAAAGTAATACCGCATTAGTACTTATAAATCAGGTAAGAGAAAAAGTTGGAGTTATGTTTGGAAACCCTGAAACTACTACAGGTGGAAGGGCTATAAAATTCTTTGCAGATATGAGAATGGAAGTTAGAAAATCAGATATAAAAGATAGTGGCGAAAAGGTAGGAAGTAGAGTTAGAGTAAAAATAGTAAAAAATAAACTTGCACCTCCTTTTAAAGAAGCAGAATTTGATGTTATTTATGGAGAAGGTATATCTAAGGAAGGAGAGATTATAGACTTAGGAGAAAAATATGGAATCATAAAGAAAAGTGGTGCTTGGTACTCTTATGGAGATACTAAATTAGGTCAAGGTAAAGAAAAAGTAAGAGAAAGATTGAAAGCAGATAAAGAACTTTTTGAAGAATTAAGAAATAAAATTTTAGAGGCTATAAATAATGGCTGA
- the gatC gene encoding Asp-tRNA(Asn)/Glu-tRNA(Gln) amidotransferase subunit GatC, with amino-acid sequence MLNKEQVLKVATLSKLKLSEEEIELFSKQLPEIVKFIEKLENLNTEDILPFYELIDQKAPLRKDEVKPGLSQEEALANAPEKENGFFVVPKVIKTE; translated from the coding sequence ATGTTAAATAAAGAACAAGTTTTAAAAGTAGCAACCTTATCAAAACTTAAACTTTCAGAAGAGGAAATAGAGCTTTTTTCAAAGCAACTTCCAGAGATTGTTAAATTTATAGAAAAACTTGAAAATTTAAATACAGAAGATATATTACCATTCTATGAACTGATTGATCAAAAAGCACCTTTAAGAAAGGATGAAGTTAAACCAGGCCTTTCTCAAGAGGAAGCCTTGGCAAATGCGCCAGAAAAAGAGAATGGATTTTTTGTTGTTCCAAAAGTTATAAAAACTGAATAA